GAGGACAGTGTGTGCCTGCACCAGCTCTCCGTAGGCCGCACCTCAGCCCCTGGTTTCTCCCTTTAGTGTGGAGACCATGCCAAAGCTGCAGGGCTTCGAGTTCTGGAGCCGCACCCTGGGGGGGGCCCGCCACGTGGTGGCCCCCATGGTGGACCAAAGCGAGCTGGCCTGGAGGCTGCTGAGTCGCCGCCACGGGGCCCAGCTGTGCTACACGCCCATGCTGCACGCCCAGGTCTTCGTCCGCGATGCCAACTACCGCAAAGAGAACCTGTACTGCGAAGTGTGCCCCGAGGACCGGCCCCTCATCGTGCAGGTGGGCAGGGCGAGAGCCCTAGACGGCCAGCAGGGCGCCTttccctcagcctccctgggaACAGCCCTTGAGATCCTCGGGGAGACTTTGAGGCCACGGGCTGCCGTTTGTCCGAGACTGACCCCTTTCCAAGAGCAGTCTCTGACTTCTGGCGAACAGACGGCTTGGGTGCTGTGAAAGACTCATGGCCCCCTGACATCACCCACACGTGTCTCTTGTAGCTCCCTGCTTATCAGAACCGTTCGAAAGAACGGCTCTGCTCTTGGCCAAGTCAGCGATGCCGGCTTTCCATGTGAGTCTCTCACTCAgcctgctgctggcctggggacgCGTCCCAGCTCAGTCACACTGTGACATTTGGGACGGGCTGCCTCATGTGCTCATCCCCGGGACCACACCCCCGCTGGTCACACGTGGACCCCTCGGGGCAGCttgggggctggggcctggctggggctcaTGGCGACTTTCGTCTCCTCCAGTTCTGTGCCAATGACCCAGAGGTGTTTGTCCAGGCGGCTCTCCTGGCGCAGGATTACTGTGACGCCATTGACCTGAATCTGGGTTGCCCGCAGATGATAGCCAAGCGCGGTGAGTGCCGGCTTTAGGCAGAGGTGTGGCTCTGAGCGCAGGTGCCCTGGGAGCGAGCGAGGTGAGGGCTTGGCGCAGGCTTGGCCCTGCCTCAGGTGGTGGCAGCTCAGGCGGCAGCCAGTCGTCTCTTTGCTCCTCTCTCTGGATGGCAGCCCACCTCGGGTGCCAGGGTCAGGGGCTGGGGTTCAGCTGGCTGGTAGAGGCCAGTCGCTCCCTTTGTTGCTGGGTTATGTCGTTGGACTCCCTCTGGATAAACTGGTTTTGCTGAAAGGAGTTCCGCCCCAATACTCTTGTGCTGCCTTGGGTGCCAGTGGCTGCTCCCCTGGCATCTTGGCCTTTGTCCCTGGGCCTGAGGATGTGCCAGTTGACCAGAGACCGTGTAGGGTGGGCGTTCCGTTCAGTACTCGTGTGCTCAGGCCACGTGGAGAATAGAACCTGGCCAGGCAGCTCTTGGCCCGTGTGGCTGCAGGAGGGGTGCAGAGGCCATGTCTGTCCTTCGTAGGTCACTACGGCGCCTTTCTGCAGGAGGAGTGGGACCTGCTCCAGAGAATGAGTGAGTTGGCCACATGCTCCCTGCGGGGATTGGGGCCGCGCTGTGGACAGCGGCAAGCCCCAGAGACAGCCTGGCAGGGCTCGGGAAAGGACAGTGGCCAGCAGAATCCTGGCCGTGGCGCTCTCCCTGTGGTAGAAGGCGGCTGTGAAGAGTGGCCCGTCCCATGCCAGCCACCCCCTTAGAACCAGATAGTGGGTGCTGGGGCAGCGTCGTCGCCCATTGCCGGCTCTCCTGgcgcctgggggtgggaggcggggcTCTCAGCGGCTGCCTGCGGGTGGGCCCCTACAGCCTGCCTCTCGGAACCCACGCTGCCGTCCCCCAGTTCTGCTCGCTCACGAGAAGCTCTCCGTCCCCGTCACGTGCAAGATCCGCGTCTTCCCAGAGATCGACAAGACCGTGCGGTACGCCCAGATGCTGGAGAAGGCTGGCTGCCAGGTGAGGGCCCCGTGCTGTCCCCCGCCTCTAGGAGCACCTTTGAGGGCTTACCCCTGGGGTGGGCCGGATTCACAGGGACTTTTAGGTGGTGGTTGGGGACGCCAGTACTGGGTAGGGGGTGCTGAGCCTCagccaccttctccccacccccccagccctttccttcctctttcgtGCCTTTGGCCTTGGGCAGCGGAGCTACTGCTGCTTCCAAGAGAGCAGGGTCTTTTGAGAAAGGGTCTGGACCTCACTCTGAATCCTGGGTggcgttgggggtggggggggcctcTGATGTGGGAGCCCCAGGTAGCACCCCCACGGTGTCAGTGGCCCTAAGTGCAGCCCAGAGGACCAGGGTGGGGACTGAGTGAGCCAGGCACAGGATGGCCTCTGCTCTGCTCCGCATGGGAAGCTGATGCCCCGCAGCCGAAGGCAGAGGGTTCCCTGCAGTTGGTTTGGGGGCTGCAGCGGAGAGCCTGGCTGAGCTGGCGCTGTTGTGCCCTAGTTGCTGACAGTGCACGGCCGCACCAAAGAGCAAAAGGGGCCCCTGTCCGGCAGCGCGTCCTGGGAGCACATCAAGGCTGTGCGGTGAGTGGGCCCTGGGGGAAACCGGGGGCCGGGGGCATTACAGTctggccccagggcagggcactCAGCCCTTTGAGTgtagggttggggtggggaggctgggggctgggggaagggagaggccctGCCTGGATGGAGTCTGACGGGTGGGGACGGGCCAGCATCCTCTTCTGAGTGTCTGCCCGTCCTACTCCCAACAGGAAGGCGGTGGCCATCCCTGTGTTTGCCAACGGGAACATCCAGTGTCTGCGGGATGTGGAGCGCTGCCTCCAGGACACGGGGGTACAGGGGGTCATGAGTGCAGGTGAGGGTGCACCCTTGCCCATGGAGGGACCCATCCGCGTTGTGGGGCCACTGGCCCAGCTGAATGGCCTCAGGCTCATGCTGCCCGCACTGAGGGGCCCCGCCTGCTTGACAGGCCAGAGCTTTCAGGCCAGTGGCTGGCCTTGCCCTGGCAGGGGGTGAGGCAGGGGGCACATCCCTCTGGGGTGTGAGCCCCTGAGCCTCAAGCCCCCTTCCCCTGCAGAGGGAAACCTGCACAACCCTGCCCTGTTTGAGGGCCGCAGCCCCGCCGTCTGGGAGCTGGCCGAGGAGTACCTGGACATTGTGCGccagcacccctgccccctgTCCTACGTCCGTGCCCACCTCTTCAAGCTGTGGCACCACACGTGAGTTGCCCCCAGGGCAAAAGTTGTCTGGTCTGAGCCCTGCCTGGGCACTGAGGGTTTTAAGATGGACTCAGGTCTAGGGGGCTGCAGTGATGGAgcggggcaggaggcagggggcctGAGTCAGAGGAGAGACTGGCCTCTGCCCAGTGCTCGGTGGCTCTGATGGGCCATGTGTCTCAGGCTGCAGGTGCATCAGCAGCTTCGTGAGGAGCTCGCCAAGGTGAAGACCCTGGAGGGCGTTGTGGCGGTGAGCCGGGAGCTGAGGCTGCGGTGTCAGGTGGGTGCCGCAGTGGTGTGGTGCCGGGCGgcgggagaggggctggggcctctgaccctggggcctctgggcttTTGCAGGAGGATATatccaggcagaaggagggagagaagcctTCGGGCAGCTTGCCTTTCTCCCACTGGATCTGCCAGCCCTATTTCCGGCCAGGGTGAGCCTCTTGCATGTGGGCTGGGGGGCGAGGGGGGCCAGCTCCATCCCCTCAGGGACCGCGCTTGTTGGGGGCGGCACGGGGCGGGCTCTCCGTTGTCAGCCTGTGCTTAggttttaaatcatttctttttgtaaGCTGCTTTTCTAAGCTCCTCTGATCCTGGGTGAATTTGTCCTGGCGTCAGGAGGTGACCCTCCTGGGCTTCCTCTGGGTTGTCATCTGTAGCCACAGCCCTGCTCAGTGGCTCAGACCCTGGTGCCCCACCGTGTCCCAGTCTCTGTGCCAGCCACTGGGGCCCAgccccggcttgggcagcctgaaCCGAGCCCCAGAGGAGCTGCACGCGTTTCCTCACCCTGGGGCTGCAGCGGGCCGGCTGCCCCTCGTGGGCCTTCCCCAGCTCTACCCGCTGCCCCTTCtttccaggcccagggaggggagcaaGGAAGGTGGGGCTGCCCGCAGCAAGCGGGCCCTGGAGGACGAGGAGGGCATCACGGACATCTTGTCCAAGAATAAGCAGAAGAAGCAGCTGAGGAACCCCCACAAGACCTTCGACCCCTCACTGAAGCGTAAGCTGCTCCCACTGCTGGAgtctggggaggaggctgcccaCCCCCGTGGGGGGCCCCCAGGACAGGTGCTCTGATGCTTCCTAAGAGCAGGAAGGGCCCTGTGACCTGTCCACAAGCCCCCAAGGAGGCTGGTGGGTTCCAGGAGGccccagccagcagccctgcctgcTATCTTCCCTCAGGGCTGCCATCCCAAGAAGGGCCTTCCAGTGGGAGGCGTCTGTGGTGGGCATGGAGCCCGAAGACCattgggtgggtgggaggaggtttCCCAGCAGGACCATGCACGCCGCgtcctctgccctcccagagccGCCCAGCCAGTGAGCGGGGACAGTCCCTGGGGGCTCTGTGGAGGAGATGGCCATGGTGGGTGGGCCTGCCTCCTTCAACCAGCacctctttttgttcttttcccagcAAAATATGCCAAGTGTGATCAGTGTGGAAACCCAAAGGtgaggcctggcccagggcagagctCAGCCCCCGGAGGGGTGGGCACCTGGGCGAGCGCCCTTTtcctggctgggaggggcttCTTCCCTGTGAGGCTGGCGCTGCCCAGCCTAGGACAGCCCCTCCTGTGCTCCTGGCCAGCCCTGGCCACTCGCTGAGGCTCCAGGGCGGCCAGGGAAGggcaccagccccaggctcaCAGGCTTTCCTCCTTCCAGGGCAGCAGGTGTGTGTTTAACCTCTGCCGTGGCTGCTGCAAGAAGCGAGCTTTCCGAGAAACCGCTGACTGCCCAGGTGAGGGTACCTGCTGCCCTCAGCACCCCCACCCTTGCCGGGCAGTTGGCTCTGCAGCCTCCTAAGCCCCGTTTCCCTCCTCTTACCCCTCTGCCAGGTCATGGGCTGCTCTTTAAAACCAAACTGGAGAAGTCCCTGGCCTGGAAGGGGGCCCGGCCCCAGCTGCAGGAAGCTcagcaggcagggcctggggaagcAAGTGGCTTTCCTGAGGTCGTGGGCAGTGCCCTGGCCTGAAGGGCAGCTGCAGCCCCCGTGCCACCCACCAGGCCTCAGGCCCGCTGCCGAAGCCTCGGCACATCCTGCTCAAGGAAACGCCTTTACTCAGGGAACCTCCTGCTATTTCACGTGGAAGCTCAAGCTGGTCCCCCTCAGCCCAGGCTGAGGGCCCGGAGGTGCTGCACCAGGGAGCAGGCTCCCCGGCAGAACTGGCCCGTCCTCACAACTCTCGTGTGTTCACATAGACAATAAATCACTTCAAAGTTGGGCGTGCAGAGAGCTGGCCTGCAGCCTTCCCAGGTCATCCAGACCTGGGTGGAGTCGGGGCCAGCAGGACGGGGGAAGGGTAGCAACGTCCCACCTGAAGGGCCACGCACTGGTGCAGCCCTGCAGAGCCACGCGGGGGAGGCTcagctccctcctgccacccGCATGGTACCTGAATGTGCAGAGGGGGAGCCCAAGGGACTGGGGCCTGGGCCAGAGGACCCCACGGAGACAGGAAGGAGTGGTGCGGGGTGTTCTCAGGCTGCCCTTTAATGGACTGAGATTCAACAACTGTAGCCCCAGACGACGCACCAACATGGGGGCTGGGCAGTGTGCTGCCGGGTGGGGCCCTGAGTGCCACAGGGGTGAGCCCTGCAGGCTCCCCTTCCAGCAaagcccacctctgccccagggccccaggcacaGGGTGCAgcaagggggagggaaggggccgAGGGCCACATCATCCAGCAGCCAGGTCCCACAAGAGGCCACAGTCGATGCCTCCAGACGTCTGCGGGAGCAGGTGGGAGGCCTGGAGCAGGTGGGGCGAGGCGTCCTGGAGGCCACCGGGGTCCTCACATGTTGGTGCTCATGCGGGACTGGCTGTTGGCCGGTGTCAGCTCCCCCTGGCTCCCTTCTCGGGGAGGGGACTGTGGTGGAGACAGCCACTCAGCCCTGAGGCGCACACACCGTCCCCATCCCTCTCCCTGGGACCCCTGCCCGCACCTTGACGTGGATCTGGTTGCGCAGCACGGCCGCCCGCAGGATCATGGCCTTGGCGCGGCGCTGGAACTCCTTGCCCATCAGCAGAGACTTCTCAAAGGTGGTGCTGCGCTGGTCCACGTCGCGGGCGTACAGGATCTGGGGAGGCACAGGGCTCAGTAGGGCCCGGGGCCCCCTCATGTCACCCCCGCCGGGGGCGGCCTGGCTACCTTGCTGTGGGAGTCAATGCGGGCGTTGATGAGCCCCTCCAGGATGAGCTGCGTCAGCTCGTCCTCCAGTGCCGCCACTGTGGTGTTGAAGGCCGTGGCCATCTTGCGCATGTCTGCCGACACGTAGGGGCTGAAATACTGTGGAGCAGAGGGGACGTGAGCTGCCCAGTTTCCAGTGCACCCGCGGCGCCCAGCCTTGGCCCCTATCCCCTTGTTCACCTGGATGAGGGCCCGGTTGCGAATCTGAGTGTACAGGGTCCTGACATGGGGGGCCAGGTACATGTCCAGGAGTAGGTTGTCCTGGTGAGGAAAGCTGGTCAGGGACGGCGGCCCCGGGACCTCTGCACCGCCCTCCAGGCCGGGCCGGGCCCCTCACCTTCATCTCGTCAAGCATCTTCAGGCACGAGGCGTACTTGGACTCATAGAATTTGAAGATGATGTCCCGAACCTGTGGCTCCAGCTCCAAGAACAGCTTGAAAGAACTACAGATGGCAGACTCCTCAGAACAGCCCCACTCGCCCCCTGCCCACTGAAGGTGGCTGGGCGCAGGGCCGGAGAAAAGGGCCCAGCAACCACCCCCCCGCCACCCACCTGCTGGAGATGACGTTGCGCTGCAGCTCCTGACGGTCAAAGGTGGCCAAAGCACACAGGCCGCCATAGACGGCCACGTTGCTTGGAGAGAGCAGCTGAGGGGCAAGCAGGGAGGTGGGTGCAGAGACCCCGGGTCACAGGCAGGCAGGACAGAAGTCTGGGTTGGGTCCCCCCACCCTACCCACCCACTGCCCACTTGGAGGACACCTGGGACCCACCCTGTGCAGGAGACACCCCAGCAGAGAGCCctcactctgctttctcagccacAGCAAAGGCTCCTCCCTGGAGACCCTCACCTCTGGGAAGTCGCAGTGATCAAAGGAAGCCAGCAGGAAGCACTTGGCAGCCTGTTTGTACTTGCGTGCAGCCAACTCCGCCaggcctggggatggggtgggggtaggatGAAGCCCAGCACCAGGATGAAGGGGCCAGGGCGGCCTACACCAGACGACCCTCAGTGTCAGGGACAGAAACGCAGGCCCGTGAGAAATGAGACCACGGGAGCACCAGCGACACTGGACCAGGTGCCCTGGGAGTCTGGGCAGCTGCTGCTCCCACTGCAGAGGTCTAGTGGGCTGATGTGcccgggggctgggggatggACATGGGACACGGACGGGACCGCCATGGCAGCAGCTGTCAAAAAACCACACTGCCACTCCCAACCACAGGTCACACACTAGCCTCCCCATGCGGGACCTGAGCTGGACAGTGACATAGGTGTGGGGGCCACGGGCTTCCTCAGCTGGGACAGGGTCTGCTGTGGTGCCCTCACCTGCTGCACACTTGAGCTTGGTGAGGATGGCCTGAGTTTGGGTGTCACGTTCCCCACGCTGCTGCAAAGGAAGGGGGTACACATGAGCAACCCTGGTCCCAGCTTCAGCCTATGAGGAGAGAAGGGCGACTCCAGGAGGATGAGGGCCACTGGGGACAGAGTCTGAGGGGCACAGAGCCAGTGTTACCTCAGCAATTTCCGGGGTGGACTCGGCCTTGCTGACGTAGCTCAGCACGTGAGACCAATTCTGCAAGTAGACACTGACCTGCGGGTGGGATGGACTCAGCCTGGGGCACCCGACCCTGGCCCACCGACAGTGCCGCCCTGCGGCCCCGCTCAGAGCATCCGTCCCAGGGCCCACCTTGATGACGTTGAGGCACATGTTAATGACGTGCTTGGCGCTGGTGCAGTAGTCCCGGGCCCGGGAGTAACACTTGAGGGCGTTGCTGAGGTCCCCACAGTCCAGATAGTGGTCACCCAGGTCATCGTGACCGCGCCTGTGGGTCCGGCCACGAGTGGACGCtggtggggcctgggcctggctgctCCCCCAACGAAGGTGCACCTGGCGCCCTCAGTGGGCCCCTCCGCTACCCCATGCACCTGATGCTCTCCTTGAAGgaactgcccccacccctgcccctcgcgcgcctgggcctggctgccccCACCTCCGAAGGTGCACCTGGCGCCCTCGGTGGGCCCCTCCACTACCCCGCGCACCTGATGCTCTCCTTGATAGAGTTGCCCTTGTAGTTCTTCAGGTCAGTGTCCAGTTTCTCCAGCTTCAGCAAGGCCTTCTTCCTGGTGGCCTCCACCCAGGCCGTGTCCAGGGGCGGGGGCTCCACACCACTCTCTGGGATGGCGTCAGGTGCGTTCTGCAGCTCCCTAAGGGAGGACCTGGCCATCAAGGGCCCACGTACAGGAAGGCGGGTGCTTCCAGCAGCCCTCACCCCTACCAGGAGAGCGCCCAGTTGGCACAGGGGCAGTCCCAACCACAGGAGCCTGCAGCCTGGTGGGGAAGCCAAGCGGGAAACGGGCCCTGTGGCCGTGCTGAGAAGGAATCACATTGTCTTCTCCACTGGCTCTGCTCAGTGTCAGAACTGCCACACACATAGGTGTGCAAAAACAGCCCAGGATGACATGGAGAGAACCTGAATTCTCAGCTGGGAGAGTGAGAATCTAGCCCAATGGGCCATTTACCGCTCCTCCTGGCTTTTCAACAAGAAAGCCCTCTCACTGTGTCGTGGGACCAGGCGctgcaggagcagaggaagggcgCCTGCCCAGACTGGCCCCGATGGAGACACACCACACCCAGCCCCTAGTGCCTGCGCCCCTGCCTGTCTTGCGGAGCCCCAGCCTCACCTGGCAGCCTCTGAGAGCTTGCGGTGGATCTCCTCATACATGTCCACGTTGAAAGTCCTCTGCACGAAGGAGAGGGCCATCTTCAGGGCCTCCACCCGCAGTGGGGGGCAGTGGTCAGCAATGAACTGCAAGCGCTCAATGCGCATCAGGCCGCTGTAGCTGGCCGCGTACTGCTCcaggtcctgggggtggggggatggtgcAAGCTGGGACCCCAGACCCCAAGCCCCGGCCAGTGAGTCAGGAGCAAGGGCCTGAATGCTAACCCTTCCCTGGGTTCGAGAGACCCTGCACCCACTATGGGAACAACTAGGCATGTGGGCACCAAATAAACTACTGTCCAGGTGCCGAGAGGCCACTCAGGGTGGGCCAGTGAATGGGCCTCGAGTAGAGCGCCGCCCAGGGGTGAGTGGCCAGAGCCACACAGGCGCCGGCCCATAACTGCCAGTTATGAAGCTGAGCAGCAAGGAGATGGTGCTTCCCAGGCTAGGCCGCGAGGAAGGCCTGCCCTGGTGGTGAAACTCCACCTGCGGGGCGGCCTGGCACACAGGGCTCCTCCGGGGCAGAGAAGCAGGTGCAGACTCTGGAGCTGACTAGGAACCCATTATGAGACCTAACGGTTCTGGATCAGGAAAAGCCATGGTCAGAGTGGGGAGCCTAGCCTGGACCTCCCAGCAGGACACACCCCAACAACCTCCCCCCCCAGCACCTGCCAGGCTCTGTACCAGGGTGGGGTTCTCCACCACGTAGTTGACATCGGG
The sequence above is a segment of the Camelus ferus isolate YT-003-E chromosome 16, BCGSAC_Cfer_1.0, whole genome shotgun sequence genome. Coding sequences within it:
- the GPS1 gene encoding COP9 signalosome complex subunit 1 isoform X7 — encoded protein: MPLPVQVFNLQGAVEPMQIDVDPQEDPQNAPDVNYVVENPTLDLEQYAASYSGLMRIERLQFIADHCPPLRVEALKMALSFVQRTFNVDMYEEIHRKLSEAARSSLRELQNAPDAIPESGVEPPPLDTAWVEATRKKALLKLEKLDTDLKNYKGNSIKESIRRGHDDLGDHYLDCGDLSNALKCYSRARDYCTSAKHVINMCLNVIKVSVYLQNWSHVLSYVSKAESTPEIAEQRGERDTQTQAILTKLKCAAGLAELAARKYKQAAKCFLLASFDHCDFPELLSPSNVAVYGGLCALATFDRQELQRNVISSSSFKLFLELEPQVRDIIFKFYESKYASCLKMLDEMKDNLLLDMYLAPHVRTLYTQIRNRALIQYFSPYVSADMRKMATAFNTTVAALEDELTQLILEGLINARIDSHSKILYARDVDQRSTTFEKSLLMGKEFQRRAKAMILRAAVLRNQIHVKSPPREGSQGELTPANSQSRMSTNM
- the GPS1 gene encoding COP9 signalosome complex subunit 1 isoform X9, with protein sequence MPLPVQVFNLQGAVEPMQIDVDPQEDPQNAPDVNYVVENPTLDLEQYAASYSGLMRIERLQFIADHCPPLRVEALKMALSFVQRTFNVDMYEEIHRKLSEAARELQNAPDAIPESGVEPPPLDTAWVEATRKKALLKLEKLDTDLKNYKGNSIKESIRRGHDDLGDHYLDCGDLSNALKCYSRARDYCTSAKHVINMCLNVIKVSVYLQNWSHVLSYVSKAESTPEIAEQRGERDTQTQAILTKLKCAAGLAELAARKYKQAAKCFLLASFDHCDFPELLSPSNVAVYGGLCALATFDRQELQRNVISSSSFKLFLELEPQVRDIIFKFYESKYASCLKMLDEMKDNLLLDMYLAPHVRTLYTQIRNRALIQYFSPYVSADMRKMATAFNTTVAALEDELTQLILEGLINARIDSHSKILYARDVDQRSTTFEKSLLMGKEFQRRAKAMILRAAVLRNQIHVKSPPREGSQGELTPANSQSRMSTNM
- the GPS1 gene encoding COP9 signalosome complex subunit 1 isoform X6; protein product: MPLPVQVFNLQQPASSVSGSGGAESQERMRAGPAPRAAASSVADVHCAAPSGRSELFQPGTAGDFSLSASLSACTLLYEGAVEPMQIDVDPQEDPQNAPDVNYVVENPTLRTFNVDMYEEIHRKLSEAARELQNAPDAIPESGVEPPPLDTAWVEATRKKALLKLEKLDTDLKNYKGNSIKESIRRGHDDLGDHYLDCGDLSNALKCYSRARDYCTSAKHVINMCLNVIKVSVYLQNWSHVLSYVSKAESTPEIAEQRGERDTQTQAILTKLKCAAGLAELAARKYKQAAKCFLLASFDHCDFPELLSPSNVAVYGGLCALATFDRQELQRNVISSSSFKLFLELEPQVRDIIFKFYESKYASCLKMLDEMKDNLLLDMYLAPHVRTLYTQIRNRALIQYFSPYVSADMRKMATAFNTTVAALEDELTQLILEGLINARIDSHSKILYARDVDQRSTTFEKSLLMGKEFQRRAKAMILRAAVLRNQIHVKSPPREGSQGELTPANSQSRMSTNM
- the GPS1 gene encoding COP9 signalosome complex subunit 1 isoform X5; translation: MPLPVQVFNLQQPASSVSGSGGAESQERMRAGPAPRAAASSVADVHCAAPSGRSELFQPGTAGDFSLSASLSACTLLYEGAVEPMQIDVDPQEDPQNAPDVNYVVENPTLRTFNVDMYEEIHRKLSEAARSSLRELQNAPDAIPESGVEPPPLDTAWVEATRKKALLKLEKLDTDLKNYKGNSIKESIRRGHDDLGDHYLDCGDLSNALKCYSRARDYCTSAKHVINMCLNVIKVSVYLQNWSHVLSYVSKAESTPEIAEQRGERDTQTQAILTKLKCAAGLAELAARKYKQAAKCFLLASFDHCDFPELLSPSNVAVYGGLCALATFDRQELQRNVISSSSFKLFLELEPQVRDIIFKFYESKYASCLKMLDEMKDNLLLDMYLAPHVRTLYTQIRNRALIQYFSPYVSADMRKMATAFNTTVAALEDELTQLILEGLINARIDSHSKILYARDVDQRSTTFEKSLLMGKEFQRRAKAMILRAAVLRNQIHVKSPPREGSQGELTPANSQSRMSTNM
- the GPS1 gene encoding COP9 signalosome complex subunit 1 isoform X4 codes for the protein MPLPVQVFNLQQPASSVSGSGGAESQERMRAGPAPRAAASSVADVHCAAPSGRSELFQPGTAGDFSLSASLSACTLLYEGAVEPMQIDVDPQEDPQNAPDVNYVVENPTLDLEQYAASYSGLMRIERLQFIADHCPPLRVEALKMALSFVQRTFNVDMYEEIHRKLSEAARELQNAPDAIPESGVEPPPLDTAWVEATRKKALLKLEKLDTDLKNYKGNSIKESIRRGHDDLGDHYLDCGDLSNALKCYSRARDYCTSAKHVINMCLNVIKVSVYLQNWSHVLSYVSKAESTPEIAERGERDTQTQAILTKLKCAAGLAELAARKYKQAAKCFLLASFDHCDFPELLSPSNVAVYGGLCALATFDRQELQRNVISSSSFKLFLELEPQVRDIIFKFYESKYASCLKMLDEMKDNLLLDMYLAPHVRTLYTQIRNRALIQYFSPYVSADMRKMATAFNTTVAALEDELTQLILEGLINARIDSHSKILYARDVDQRSTTFEKSLLMGKEFQRRAKAMILRAAVLRNQIHVKSPPREGSQGELTPANSQSRMSTNM
- the GPS1 gene encoding COP9 signalosome complex subunit 1 isoform X11 codes for the protein MQIDVDPQEDPQNAPDVNYVVENPTLDLEQYAASYSGLMRIERLQFIADHCPPLRVEALKMALSFVQRTFNVDMYEEIHRKLSEAARSSLRELQNAPDAIPESGVEPPPLDTAWVEATRKKALLKLEKLDTDLKNYKGNSIKESIRRGHDDLGDHYLDCGDLSNALKCYSRARDYCTSAKHVINMCLNVIKVSVYLQNWSHVLSYVSKAESTPEIAEQRGERDTQTQAILTKLKCAAGLAELAARKYKQAAKCFLLASFDHCDFPELLSPSNVAVYGGLCALATFDRQELQRNVISSSSFKLFLELEPQVRDIIFKFYESKYASCLKMLDEMKDNLLLDMYLAPHVRTLYTQIRNRALIQYFSPYVSADMRKMATAFNTTVAALEDELTQLILEGLINARIDSHSKILYARDVDQRSTTFEKSLLMGKEFQRRAKAMILRAAVLRNQIHVKSPPREGSQGELTPANSQSRMSTNM
- the GPS1 gene encoding COP9 signalosome complex subunit 1 isoform X3, which gives rise to MPLPVQVFNLQQPASSVSGSGGAESQERMRAGPAPRAAASSVADVHCAAPSGRSELFQPGTAGDFSLSASLSACTLLYEGAVEPMQIDVDPQEDPQNAPDVNYVVENPTLDLEQYAASYSGLMRIERLQFIADHCPPLRVEALKMALSFVQRTFNVDMYEEIHRKLSEAARELQNAPDAIPESGVEPPPLDTAWVEATRKKALLKLEKLDTDLKNYKGNSIKESIRRGHDDLGDHYLDCGDLSNALKCYSRARDYCTSAKHVINMCLNVIKVSVYLQNWSHVLSYVSKAESTPEIAEQRGERDTQTQAILTKLKCAAGLAELAARKYKQAAKCFLLASFDHCDFPELLSPSNVAVYGGLCALATFDRQELQRNVISSSSFKLFLELEPQVRDIIFKFYESKYASCLKMLDEMKDNLLLDMYLAPHVRTLYTQIRNRALIQYFSPYVSADMRKMATAFNTTVAALEDELTQLILEGLINARIDSHSKILYARDVDQRSTTFEKSLLMGKEFQRRAKAMILRAAVLRNQIHVKSPPREGSQGELTPANSQSRMSTNM
- the GPS1 gene encoding COP9 signalosome complex subunit 1 isoform X10 — its product is MPLPVQVFNLQGAVEPMQIDVDPQEDPQNAPDVNYVVENPTLDLEQYAASYSGLMRIERLQFIADHCPPLRVEALKMALSFVQRTFNVDMYEEIHRKLSEAARELQNAPDAIPESGVEPPPLDTAWVEATRKKALLKLEKLDTDLKNYKGNSIKESIRRGHDDLGDHYLDCGDLSNALKCYSRARDYCTSAKHVINMCLNVIKVSVYLQNWSHVLSYVSKAESTPEIAERGERDTQTQAILTKLKCAAGLAELAARKYKQAAKCFLLASFDHCDFPELLSPSNVAVYGGLCALATFDRQELQRNVISSSSFKLFLELEPQVRDIIFKFYESKYASCLKMLDEMKDNLLLDMYLAPHVRTLYTQIRNRALIQYFSPYVSADMRKMATAFNTTVAALEDELTQLILEGLINARIDSHSKILYARDVDQRSTTFEKSLLMGKEFQRRAKAMILRAAVLRNQIHVKSPPREGSQGELTPANSQSRMSTNM
- the GPS1 gene encoding COP9 signalosome complex subunit 1 isoform X8, giving the protein MPLPVQVFNLQGAVEPMQIDVDPQEDPQNAPDVNYVVENPTLDLEQYAASYSGLMRIERLQFIADHCPPLRVEALKMALSFVQRTFNVDMYEEIHRKLSEAARSSLRELQNAPDAIPESGVEPPPLDTAWVEATRKKALLKLEKLDTDLKNYKGNSIKESIRRGHDDLGDHYLDCGDLSNALKCYSRARDYCTSAKHVINMCLNVIKVSVYLQNWSHVLSYVSKAESTPEIAERGERDTQTQAILTKLKCAAGLAELAARKYKQAAKCFLLASFDHCDFPELLSPSNVAVYGGLCALATFDRQELQRNVISSSSFKLFLELEPQVRDIIFKFYESKYASCLKMLDEMKDNLLLDMYLAPHVRTLYTQIRNRALIQYFSPYVSADMRKMATAFNTTVAALEDELTQLILEGLINARIDSHSKILYARDVDQRSTTFEKSLLMGKEFQRRAKAMILRAAVLRNQIHVKSPPREGSQGELTPANSQSRMSTNM
- the GPS1 gene encoding COP9 signalosome complex subunit 1 isoform X2 gives rise to the protein MPLPVQVFNLQQPASSVSGSGGAESQERMRAGPAPRAAASSVADVHCAAPSGRSELFQPGTAGDFSLSASLSACTLLYEGAVEPMQIDVDPQEDPQNAPDVNYVVENPTLDLEQYAASYSGLMRIERLQFIADHCPPLRVEALKMALSFVQRTFNVDMYEEIHRKLSEAARSSLRELQNAPDAIPESGVEPPPLDTAWVEATRKKALLKLEKLDTDLKNYKGNSIKESIRRGHDDLGDHYLDCGDLSNALKCYSRARDYCTSAKHVINMCLNVIKVSVYLQNWSHVLSYVSKAESTPEIAERGERDTQTQAILTKLKCAAGLAELAARKYKQAAKCFLLASFDHCDFPELLSPSNVAVYGGLCALATFDRQELQRNVISSSSFKLFLELEPQVRDIIFKFYESKYASCLKMLDEMKDNLLLDMYLAPHVRTLYTQIRNRALIQYFSPYVSADMRKMATAFNTTVAALEDELTQLILEGLINARIDSHSKILYARDVDQRSTTFEKSLLMGKEFQRRAKAMILRAAVLRNQIHVKSPPREGSQGELTPANSQSRMSTNM